The proteins below are encoded in one region of Bacteroides uniformis:
- a CDS encoding electron transfer flavoprotein subunit alpha/FixB family protein, translating into MNNVFVYLEIEGTTVADVSLELLTKGRKLANQLGCQLEAVAAGNNLAGIEKQVLPFGVDKLHVFDAPGLFPYTSLPHSSVLINLFKEEKPQICLMGATVIGRDLGPRVSSALTSGLTADCTSLEIGNHEDKKEGKVYENLLYQIRPAFGGNIVATIVNPEHRPQMATVREGVMKKEILDADYKGEVINHDVAKYVPETDYVVKVIDRHVEKAKHNLKGAPIVIAGGYGMGSKEGFDMLFELAKELHAEVGASRAAVDAGYADHDRQIGQTGVTVRPKLYIACGISGQIQHIAGMQESGIIISINNDENAPINTIADYVINGTVEEVIPKMIKYYKSHSK; encoded by the coding sequence ATGAATAATGTATTTGTATATTTAGAGATAGAAGGCACAACAGTTGCCGACGTCAGTCTCGAACTCTTGACCAAAGGTCGTAAATTAGCCAATCAGTTGGGCTGTCAACTGGAGGCAGTTGCTGCCGGCAACAATCTGGCAGGCATTGAAAAACAAGTATTGCCCTTCGGAGTAGACAAACTCCACGTATTCGACGCTCCGGGCTTGTTCCCCTATACTTCCCTTCCCCACTCCTCTGTCCTCATCAATTTGTTCAAAGAAGAAAAGCCGCAAATCTGCCTGATGGGCGCCACCGTTATCGGTCGCGACCTCGGCCCGCGCGTTTCTTCCGCTTTGACCAGCGGACTGACTGCCGACTGTACCTCACTGGAAATCGGCAACCACGAAGACAAGAAGGAAGGCAAGGTTTACGAGAACCTGCTGTATCAAATCCGTCCCGCATTCGGCGGTAACATCGTTGCCACGATTGTGAATCCCGAGCACCGTCCGCAGATGGCAACCGTTCGCGAAGGCGTGATGAAGAAAGAGATACTGGACGCTGACTATAAGGGCGAAGTCATCAACCACGACGTTGCCAAGTACGTGCCCGAGACGGATTATGTGGTAAAAGTCATCGACCGCCACGTAGAAAAGGCAAAACACAACCTGAAAGGCGCTCCCATCGTGATTGCCGGCGGCTACGGCATGGGAAGCAAGGAAGGTTTTGACATGTTGTTCGAGCTTGCCAAAGAACTCCATGCAGAGGTAGGCGCCAGCCGTGCTGCCGTCGATGCCGGTTATGCCGACCATGACCGCCAGATTGGCCAGACCGGTGTCACTGTCCGCCCCAAACTGTATATTGCTTGCGGCATCAGCGGACAAATCCAGCACATTGCCGGTATGCAGGAAAGTGGTATTATCATCTCCATCAACAATGACGAGAACGCTCCCATCAATACGATTGCCGACTATGTCATCAACGGTACGGTGGAAGAGGTTATCCCGAAGATGATAAAATATTATAAATCACACAGTAAATAA
- a CDS encoding acyl-CoA dehydrogenase family protein, with product MANFYTEVPELKYHLNNSMMERICELKERGYQDKDKYDYAPQDYADAMDSFDKVLEITGEITGEIIAPNAEGVDEEGPHCANGRVEYASGTKQNLDAMVKAGLNGMTMPRRFGGLNFPITPYTMCAEIVAAADAGFGNIWSLQDCIETLYEFGNEDQHSRFIPRVCAGETMSMDLTEPDAGSDLQSVMLKATYDEANNCWRLNGVKRFITNGDANLHLVLARSEEGTKDGRGLSMFIYDKNEGGVDVRRIENKLGIHGSPTCELVYKNAKAELCGDRKLGLIKYVMALMNGARLGIAAQSVGLSQAAYNEGLAYAKDRKQFGKAIIEFPAVYDMLAIMKAKLDAGRSLLYQTSRYVDIYKALDDIARERKLTPEERQEQKKYAKLADAFTPLAKGMNSEYANQNAYDSIQIHGGSGFMLEYACQRIYRDARITSIYEGTTQLQTVAAIRYVTNGSYSATLRDYEQVPCSEEMQPLMDRIKEMTNKFEACTNAVKEAQNQELLDFVARRLYEMAAVCIMSHLIIQDATKAPELFGKSALVYVNYAEAEVEKHFNFIRKFKAEELESYRK from the coding sequence ATGGCAAATTTTTATACCGAAGTTCCCGAATTGAAGTATCATCTGAACAACTCGATGATGGAACGTATCTGCGAACTGAAAGAACGCGGTTACCAAGACAAAGACAAGTATGACTATGCCCCGCAGGACTATGCGGATGCTATGGACTCTTTTGACAAGGTACTTGAAATCACCGGAGAGATTACCGGAGAGATTATCGCTCCCAATGCCGAGGGCGTGGACGAAGAAGGTCCCCACTGTGCCAACGGCCGTGTGGAATATGCCAGCGGCACCAAGCAGAACCTCGACGCCATGGTAAAAGCCGGATTGAACGGTATGACCATGCCGCGCCGTTTCGGTGGCTTGAACTTCCCGATTACTCCGTACACCATGTGTGCGGAAATCGTTGCCGCCGCCGATGCCGGTTTCGGTAACATCTGGTCACTGCAAGACTGTATCGAAACGCTCTACGAATTCGGTAACGAAGACCAGCACAGCCGTTTTATACCGCGTGTCTGCGCCGGAGAGACCATGTCTATGGACCTGACAGAACCGGATGCCGGTTCCGACTTGCAGAGCGTAATGCTGAAAGCGACCTATGACGAGGCCAACAACTGCTGGCGCCTGAACGGCGTGAAGCGTTTTATTACTAACGGTGACGCCAATCTCCACCTCGTACTGGCACGTTCAGAAGAGGGTACCAAAGACGGACGTGGCTTGTCCATGTTCATCTACGATAAGAATGAAGGCGGTGTAGACGTGCGCCGCATCGAGAACAAGCTGGGTATCCACGGCTCTCCCACCTGCGAGCTGGTTTACAAGAATGCAAAGGCAGAACTTTGCGGCGACCGCAAGCTTGGTTTGATTAAATACGTTATGGCTTTGATGAACGGTGCCCGTCTGGGTATTGCCGCACAGTCGGTAGGCCTTTCACAAGCTGCCTACAACGAAGGTCTGGCTTATGCCAAAGACCGCAAGCAGTTCGGCAAGGCTATCATCGAATTCCCGGCTGTATATGACATGCTGGCTATTATGAAAGCCAAGTTGGATGCAGGACGCTCCTTGCTGTACCAGACTTCCCGCTACGTTGACATCTACAAAGCGCTGGACGACATTGCTCGCGAACGCAAACTGACTCCGGAAGAACGCCAGGAACAAAAGAAGTATGCCAAACTTGCCGACGCCTTCACTCCGCTGGCAAAAGGTATGAACTCTGAATATGCCAATCAGAATGCTTACGACAGCATCCAGATTCACGGCGGTTCGGGCTTCATGCTGGAGTATGCTTGCCAACGTATCTATCGTGATGCACGTATCACTTCTATCTACGAAGGTACTACTCAGTTGCAGACCGTAGCTGCTATCCGCTATGTAACAAACGGCTCATACTCTGCCACCTTGCGCGACTACGAGCAAGTGCCGTGCAGCGAAGAAATGCAACCGTTGATGGACCGCATCAAAGAGATGACCAACAAGTTCGAAGCCTGCACCAATGCGGTGAAAGAGGCACAGAATCAGGAATTGCTGGACTTCGTGGCACGTCGCCTCTATGAGATGGCTGCGGTATGTATCATGTCGCACCTCATCATTCAGGACGCGACAAAGGCTCCCGAACTGTTCGGCAAGTCGGCTCTGGTGTATGTGAACTACGCAGAAGCTGAAGTGGAAAAACACTTTAACTTCATCCGTAAGTTCAAGGCAGAAGAGCTGGAAAGCTACCGCAAATAA
- a CDS encoding 1-deoxy-D-xylulose-5-phosphate synthase produces the protein MYIEKVNSPADVKKLSVSEMNGLGGEIRQVLLNKLSSHGGHVGPNLGMVEATIALHYVFDSPTDKIVYDVSHQSYTHKILTGRRAAFMNADEYDEVSGYSEPSESEHDFFVIGHTSTSVSLASGLAKARDLKGEAGNVIAVIGDGSLSGGEAFEGLNVGAELGTNFIVIVNDNQMSIAENHGGLYRNLQQLRETEGQAPCNYFKAMGYDYLYVKDGNDVEQLIEAFREVKDKKHPVVVHINTLKGKGYKLAEEQKERFHYSVPFDLETGNLTGESGEGEDYADLTAGYLLQEMKKDPTVVGITAGTPTVFGFTPERRKEAGRQFIDMGIAEEQAVAMASAIAAGGGKPVFGVYSTFIQRAYDQLSQDLCINNNPALILVFWGSLSSMNDVTHLCLFDIPVIGNIPNMVYLAPTCREEYMAMLEWGIRQTEHPVAIRVPANGVVRRNVEPEKDYGKTLNRYEVSHRGEKVAILGLGSFYQLGEAVAARLKEEKGVDATLVNPRYITGVDEALLDDLKRDHTLVITLEDGVLDGGFGEKIARYYGPSDMKVLNYGVKKEFIDRYDVEEQLKKNRLTVPQIVEDICRIW, from the coding sequence ATGTATATTGAAAAAGTAAATTCCCCTGCTGACGTGAAAAAGTTATCAGTCAGCGAAATGAACGGATTGGGTGGAGAAATCCGCCAGGTGTTGTTAAACAAGTTAAGCTCCCACGGAGGACACGTAGGTCCCAACCTGGGAATGGTAGAAGCCACCATAGCCCTGCATTACGTGTTCGATTCACCAACGGACAAGATAGTCTATGACGTGTCTCACCAAAGTTATACCCATAAGATATTGACAGGCCGCCGGGCAGCGTTTATGAATGCGGACGAGTATGACGAAGTCTCCGGATATTCCGAACCGTCGGAAAGCGAGCACGACTTCTTCGTCATTGGGCATACCTCTACCTCCGTCAGTCTGGCAAGCGGACTTGCCAAGGCGCGTGACCTGAAGGGGGAGGCGGGTAATGTGATTGCCGTCATCGGCGATGGCTCGTTGAGTGGAGGTGAAGCCTTCGAAGGATTGAATGTAGGTGCCGAACTGGGCACGAACTTCATCGTCATTGTCAACGATAACCAGATGTCCATTGCCGAGAATCATGGCGGGCTATACCGCAATCTGCAACAGTTACGCGAAACGGAGGGGCAGGCTCCCTGCAACTATTTTAAGGCAATGGGATATGATTATCTCTATGTGAAGGATGGCAATGACGTGGAGCAATTGATAGAGGCTTTCCGTGAAGTGAAGGACAAGAAGCATCCGGTTGTGGTACATATCAATACCTTGAAAGGTAAGGGATACAAATTGGCAGAAGAGCAAAAAGAACGTTTCCATTACAGTGTTCCGTTCGACCTTGAAACCGGCAATCTGACCGGTGAGTCTGGAGAGGGTGAAGACTATGCCGACCTTACCGCCGGTTATTTGTTGCAGGAGATGAAGAAAGACCCGACTGTGGTGGGCATCACCGCAGGTACACCTACGGTATTTGGCTTTACACCGGAGCGCCGCAAGGAGGCAGGGCGGCAGTTCATCGATATGGGCATTGCCGAAGAGCAGGCTGTTGCCATGGCTTCTGCCATTGCTGCCGGAGGTGGAAAACCGGTATTCGGGGTCTACAGCACCTTTATCCAGCGCGCCTACGACCAGTTGTCCCAGGATCTTTGCATCAACAATAATCCTGCACTGATTCTTGTCTTCTGGGGAAGCTTATCGAGTATGAATGATGTTACCCATCTTTGTCTTTTTGATATTCCGGTCATCGGTAATATTCCGAATATGGTTTATCTGGCACCTACTTGTCGTGAGGAGTATATGGCAATGCTGGAGTGGGGCATCCGTCAAACGGAACATCCGGTTGCCATTCGCGTGCCGGCCAATGGGGTTGTCCGCAGGAATGTAGAACCGGAGAAGGATTACGGCAAGACGCTGAACCGTTATGAGGTGTCCCATCGTGGAGAGAAGGTCGCCATATTGGGACTGGGCTCTTTCTATCAGTTGGGCGAAGCCGTGGCTGCCCGGTTGAAGGAAGAGAAAGGAGTGGATGCCACGCTTGTCAATCCTCGCTACATCACGGGTGTGGACGAGGCTTTGCTCGATGACCTGAAGCGCGACCATACACTGGTCATTACTCTTGAGGACGGAGTGCTGGACGGTGGCTTTGGCGAGAAGATTGCCCGTTATTACGGTCCGTCGGATATGAAGGTACTGAACTATGGTGTGAAGAAAGAGTTTATCGACCGTTACGATGTGGAGGAGCAGTTGAAGAAGAACCGGTTGACGGTTCCGCAGATTGTGGAAGATATCTGTAGGATTTGGTAA
- a CDS encoding energy transducer TonB → MKGLILIFVLLSGISSAIAQEKLWLDKNYQWTDDSIQAVKYALVSKINKKCIKVEEYALEGQKKDVWHFSEYKSNPRKRIREGLHTSFYANGKDSLTEVYRDNRLEGQTMVYYPDGAIHLARSYSDGKLDGTLLQYYPDGKLRREEHYSENQCTGGKMFDEYGTEMEHQPYFVFPSFPGGIENLMKLVANVTKYPEDAWKQKAEGRVILRFVVDEEGKMTHPKILQSVRYDIDKEAIRAFEAIADVYRWSPGYQDGEAKRVKFTIPLYFRIPK, encoded by the coding sequence ATGAAAGGGCTGATTCTTATATTTGTTCTTCTTTCAGGTATATCTTCCGCTATCGCTCAAGAAAAGCTCTGGTTGGACAAGAATTACCAATGGACGGACGACTCCATCCAGGCAGTCAAGTATGCTCTTGTTTCCAAGATAAACAAGAAATGCATCAAGGTGGAAGAGTATGCTTTGGAAGGACAAAAGAAGGATGTCTGGCATTTCTCCGAATACAAAAGCAATCCCCGCAAAAGGATAAGGGAAGGCCTGCATACATCATTCTATGCAAATGGCAAGGACAGCCTGACAGAAGTATATAGAGACAACCGCCTGGAGGGGCAGACCATGGTGTATTATCCCGACGGTGCCATACATCTGGCCCGGAGCTACAGCGATGGTAAACTTGACGGAACACTCCTGCAGTACTATCCCGACGGGAAACTCCGTAGAGAGGAACACTATTCAGAGAATCAGTGTACCGGTGGAAAGATGTTCGACGAGTACGGAACTGAAATGGAACATCAGCCGTATTTCGTGTTTCCATCCTTCCCCGGCGGAATAGAGAACCTTATGAAACTGGTGGCCAATGTTACCAAATATCCGGAAGACGCCTGGAAACAAAAGGCGGAAGGAAGGGTAATCCTGCGATTCGTTGTAGACGAAGAAGGCAAGATGACCCATCCCAAAATTCTCCAGTCCGTGCGCTATGACATCGACAAAGAAGCCATACGCGCTTTCGAGGCCATTGCCGACGTCTACCGCTGGTCGCCCGGCTATCAGGACGGAGAGGCCAAGCGAGTGAAATTCACCATACCCCTATACTTCAGAATACCTAAATAA
- a CDS encoding DnaJ C-terminal domain-containing protein gives MAYIDYYQVLGVDKKASQDDIKRAFRKLARKYHPDLNPNDATAKDKFQAINEANEVLSDPEKRKKYDEYGEHWKHADEFEAQKRAQQQAGGFGGFGGAGFGGSGAGFGTDGGGTYWYSSDGQEFSGSNAGGFSDFFEQMFGHRTRGGGGANAGFRGQDYHADLNLSLREAAKTHKQILTVNGKQVRITIPAGVANGQVIKLKGYGGEGINGGPAGDLYITFVIPDDSVFKRLGDDLYVDVTVDLYTALLGGDQLVDTLDGQVKLKVKPETQNGTKVRLKGKGFPVYKKEGQFGDLIVTYSVKLPTNLTEQQKEMFRKIQSMN, from the coding sequence ATGGCTTATATTGATTACTATCAGGTCCTTGGAGTGGACAAAAAGGCATCTCAGGATGACATCAAGAGAGCGTTCCGCAAGCTGGCGCGCAAGTACCATCCTGACTTGAATCCGAACGATGCTACGGCCAAGGATAAGTTTCAGGCTATCAACGAGGCGAATGAGGTGCTGAGTGATCCTGAAAAAAGAAAGAAATATGATGAATATGGTGAACACTGGAAACATGCCGACGAGTTTGAAGCGCAGAAGCGGGCACAGCAGCAAGCCGGGGGCTTCGGAGGATTTGGCGGTGCCGGTTTTGGAGGTTCCGGTGCGGGATTTGGTACGGACGGAGGCGGTACGTATTGGTATTCTTCCGACGGCCAGGAATTTTCGGGCAGTAATGCCGGTGGTTTCTCAGACTTCTTCGAACAGATGTTCGGTCATCGTACGCGCGGAGGAGGCGGTGCCAATGCCGGTTTCCGCGGGCAGGATTATCATGCGGATTTGAACCTCTCGCTTCGTGAGGCTGCGAAGACCCATAAACAGATATTGACGGTGAATGGCAAGCAAGTGCGTATTACCATTCCGGCCGGTGTGGCCAACGGACAGGTCATCAAACTGAAAGGCTATGGTGGCGAGGGCATCAACGGAGGTCCTGCAGGTGACTTATACATCACGTTTGTGATTCCGGACGACTCGGTATTCAAGCGTTTGGGAGATGATTTGTATGTGGATGTGACCGTCGACCTTTATACAGCCCTGCTGGGTGGCGACCAGTTGGTGGATACTTTGGATGGTCAGGTGAAGCTGAAGGTGAAACCCGAAACTCAGAACGGGACTAAGGTACGTCTGAAGGGTAAGGGCTTCCCCGTATATAAGAAGGAGGGACAGTTTGGCGATCTCATCGTGACTTATTCCGTGAAGTTGCCGACAAACCTGACGGAACAGCAGAAAGAGATGTTCCGTAAAATTCAGAGTATGAACTAA
- a CDS encoding electron transfer flavoprotein subunit beta/FixA family protein, which produces MSLKIVVLAKQVPDTRNVGKDAMKADGTINRAALPAIFNPEDLNALEQALRLKDEHPGSTVTILTMGPGRAAEVIREGLYRGADNGYLLTDRAFAGADTLATSYALATAIKKIGDYDVIIGGRQAIDGDTAQVGPQVAEKLGLTQVTYAEEILNVDKAAKKITVKRHIDGGVETVEAPLPIVITVNGSAAPCRPRNAKLVQKYKRALGAQEKAAITKEGAELAYAGLYEKYPYLNITEWSVADVNGDLAQCGLSGSPTKVKTIQNISFQAKESKTLTGSDKDVEDLIVELLANHTIG; this is translated from the coding sequence ATGAGTTTGAAAATTGTTGTATTGGCAAAACAAGTTCCCGACACGCGCAACGTTGGGAAAGATGCCATGAAAGCCGACGGAACCATCAACCGCGCGGCACTCCCTGCCATCTTCAACCCCGAGGACCTGAACGCTCTTGAACAGGCTCTCCGACTGAAAGATGAACATCCGGGCTCCACCGTTACCATCCTGACCATGGGACCGGGACGTGCAGCCGAAGTTATTCGTGAAGGACTTTACCGTGGTGCCGACAACGGCTATCTGCTGACCGACCGCGCCTTTGCAGGTGCCGATACGCTTGCCACTTCGTATGCCCTTGCCACAGCCATCAAGAAGATAGGCGACTATGACGTCATCATTGGCGGACGCCAGGCCATCGACGGTGATACCGCCCAAGTAGGCCCGCAGGTTGCCGAAAAGCTGGGGCTGACGCAAGTGACCTACGCAGAAGAGATTCTGAACGTGGATAAAGCCGCCAAGAAGATTACCGTGAAACGTCATATTGACGGTGGTGTGGAAACCGTTGAGGCTCCCCTGCCCATAGTCATCACCGTAAACGGAAGTGCCGCTCCCTGCCGCCCGCGCAATGCCAAACTGGTGCAGAAGTACAAACGCGCCCTCGGTGCCCAGGAAAAAGCTGCCATCACCAAGGAAGGCGCTGAGCTTGCCTACGCCGGCCTCTACGAGAAATATCCCTATCTGAACATCACGGAATGGAGTGTTGCCGACGTGAACGGCGACCTTGCACAATGCGGTCTGAGCGGTTCGCCTACCAAGGTGAAGACCATTCAGAACATCTCATTCCAGGCCAAAGAAAGCAAAACGCTGACGGGCAGCGACAAGGATGTGGAAGATTTGATTGTTGAACTGTTAGCTAACCATACGATAGGATAA
- a CDS encoding IS256 family transposase, whose amino-acid sequence MKEEFDFESIKNKAIEQLKAGKPLLGKDGAFAPLLESILNAALEGEMDAHLTDEERQLGNRRNGKMQKQVQTPLGEVTVSTPRDRNSSFEPQFIKKRETILAEGVADRIIGLYALGNSTREISDWMEENLGNRVSAETISSITDRVLPEIKAWRSRTLDAVYPIVWMDAIHYKVTDERGCAVTRAIYNVLGVDKEGHKDLLGMYISKNEGANFWLNVLTDLQNRGVHDILIACVDGLKGFPDAIQSVFPNTTVQLCIVHQIRNSIKYVGSKHQKEFLKDLKRVYGAVSKEAAETELFNLNEKWGEKYPIVIKSWQDNWEKLTEYFQFTSDIRRMIYTTNTVEGYHRQIRKVTKNKGVFPNDTALEKLVYLAYRNIRKKWTMPLANWGAIAQQLAIKFGDRFKLL is encoded by the coding sequence ATGAAAGAAGAATTTGATTTTGAAAGTATCAAGAACAAGGCAATAGAGCAGCTGAAAGCCGGTAAGCCTTTGTTAGGTAAGGATGGTGCTTTTGCCCCCTTATTGGAAAGTATCTTGAATGCAGCCTTGGAAGGTGAAATGGATGCGCATCTTACCGATGAAGAACGTCAGTTGGGCAATCGTCGTAATGGTAAAATGCAGAAGCAAGTCCAGACTCCATTGGGTGAAGTCACAGTGTCTACCCCTCGTGACCGTAATTCAAGTTTTGAGCCTCAGTTTATAAAGAAACGTGAGACCATCCTGGCGGAGGGCGTGGCGGACCGTATCATCGGACTTTATGCCCTTGGTAACAGCACACGCGAGATCAGTGACTGGATGGAGGAAAATCTCGGCAACCGTGTCTCTGCCGAAACGATCAGTTCCATAACCGACCGTGTTCTCCCGGAAATAAAGGCCTGGCGTTCCCGTACCCTTGATGCTGTCTATCCGATAGTCTGGATGGACGCAATCCATTACAAAGTCACTGACGAGAGAGGGTGTGCCGTTACCCGCGCAATCTATAACGTCTTAGGTGTCGACAAGGAAGGGCACAAGGATTTGCTTGGCATGTATATCTCTAAAAACGAGGGAGCCAATTTCTGGTTAAACGTACTGACGGACTTGCAGAACCGTGGAGTTCATGATATCCTTATTGCTTGCGTTGATGGTCTGAAAGGCTTTCCGGATGCCATCCAAAGTGTTTTCCCGAACACAACAGTACAACTTTGCATCGTCCACCAGATACGTAACTCCATTAAATATGTCGGTAGCAAGCATCAGAAGGAATTCCTCAAAGACTTGAAACGGGTTTATGGTGCGGTAAGTAAAGAAGCAGCTGAAACGGAACTTTTTAATCTGAATGAGAAATGGGGAGAAAAATATCCTATTGTCATCAAGTCATGGCAGGACAACTGGGAAAAACTTACTGAATACTTCCAGTTCACATCGGATATACGCCGTATGATTTATACCACAAATACAGTTGAGGGCTATCATCGCCAGATACGGAAAGTGACAAAAAACAAGGGCGTGTTCCCTAACGACACCGCCCTTGAGAAACTGGTTTACCTCGCTTACCGCAATATACGCAAGAAATGGACCATGCCACTGGCTAACTGGGGAGCCATTGCACAACAACTGGCGATAAAATTTGGAGACAGGTTTAAATTGTTGTAA
- a CDS encoding chaperone modulator CbpM: MQNEWIVISEYCDKCHIEPTFIDMLCESGLIDVEQEGGERYLPFSELPDVERYSRMYYDLSINMEGIDAIHHLLARMEEMQREIHSLRGRLRLHGEY; this comes from the coding sequence ATGCAGAACGAATGGATTGTCATCAGCGAATATTGTGACAAGTGTCATATAGAGCCCACTTTTATTGATATGCTGTGCGAAAGTGGACTGATAGATGTGGAGCAGGAAGGTGGAGAGCGTTATCTGCCTTTCTCCGAGTTGCCGGATGTGGAACGGTACAGCCGTATGTACTACGACCTTTCCATCAATATGGAAGGGATTGATGCCATCCACCATCTGCTGGCAAGGATGGAAGAGATGCAGCGGGAGATACACTCGCTGCGCGGCAGGCTGAGGCTGCACGGAGAGTATTAA
- a CDS encoding C1 family peptidase codes for MKKSILMAALGLLSLNTIAQDTPKEEGFIFTTVKENPITSVKNQNRAGTCWCYSGLAFIESELLRMGKGEYDFSEMFIVHNTYLDRADKAVRTHGDVSFSQGGSFYDVIYGMKTFGLVPEEEMRPGVMYGDTLSNHTELTAVSDAVVAAIAKGRHRSLQADKENNPLWKKAITAIHDIYLGERPEKFTYKGKEYTPKSFYESTGLNADDYISLTSYTHHPFYQPFVLEIQDNWRWASSYNLPIDELMEVFDNAINKGYTIAWGSDVSEQGFTRDGIAVMPDAEKVQELSGSDMAHWLKMKPEEKKLNSKPQPQKWCTQEERQLAYDNWETTDDHGMLIYGIAKDQEGNEYYMVKNSWGEAGKYKGLWYASKAFVRYKTMNIIVHKDALPKDIAKKLGIK; via the coding sequence ATGAAGAAATCAATACTGATGGCTGCATTGGGTTTATTAAGTTTAAACACAATAGCACAAGACACTCCGAAAGAGGAAGGTTTCATTTTTACAACCGTAAAAGAAAATCCTATCACTTCTGTTAAGAACCAAAACCGTGCCGGTACATGCTGGTGCTATTCCGGACTGGCATTCATCGAATCCGAACTGCTCCGCATGGGCAAAGGCGAATACGACTTTTCTGAAATGTTTATCGTACACAACACCTATCTGGACCGTGCCGACAAGGCAGTGCGTACACATGGTGACGTTTCGTTCTCACAAGGCGGTTCGTTCTACGATGTAATTTATGGTATGAAAACTTTCGGTCTGGTGCCCGAAGAGGAAATGCGTCCGGGCGTTATGTATGGCGACACGCTGAGCAACCACACCGAATTGACAGCCGTATCTGATGCCGTAGTGGCAGCCATTGCCAAGGGAAGACACCGTAGCCTGCAAGCAGACAAGGAAAATAACCCGCTTTGGAAGAAGGCCATCACTGCCATCCACGACATCTATCTGGGCGAACGTCCCGAGAAGTTCACCTACAAAGGCAAGGAATATACTCCGAAGTCTTTCTATGAATCTACCGGACTGAATGCAGATGACTATATCTCACTGACTTCCTATACCCACCATCCCTTCTACCAGCCGTTCGTCCTGGAAATACAAGACAACTGGCGTTGGGCTTCTTCCTACAACTTGCCTATCGACGAGTTGATGGAAGTGTTTGACAACGCTATCAATAAGGGTTACACCATTGCATGGGGTAGTGACGTAAGCGAACAAGGCTTCACACGCGACGGTATAGCCGTAATGCCCGATGCAGAAAAGGTGCAAGAACTGAGCGGTTCGGACATGGCACACTGGCTGAAAATGAAACCCGAAGAAAAGAAACTGAACAGCAAGCCTCAACCGCAGAAGTGGTGCACACAAGAAGAGCGCCAGCTGGCATACGACAACTGGGAAACTACTGACGACCACGGTATGCTGATTTACGGTATAGCCAAAGACCAGGAAGGCAACGAATACTATATGGTAAAGAACTCTTGGGGTGAAGCCGGAAAGTACAAAGGACTGTGGTATGCTTCCAAAGCTTTCGTGCGCTATAAAACAATGAACATCATTGTGCACAAGGATGCACTGCCTAAGGATATTGCCAAGAAACTGGGTATTAAATAA